The nucleotide sequence TGCCTCACCGCCCAGTTTGGCCGCCAGCACCTGGGCGTGCGGACGCCATTCGCCGCCGATCAGCCAGCGCCGGAACGACTTGCGGATCGGGTCGAGGACCAACTCGCCCTCGTCCGACACCCCGCCGCCGACGATGAAGGCCGAAGGGTCGAAGAGCGACGCCAGGTCGGCGAGACCGGCACCCGCCCAACGGGCCAGTTCCCGGAAGGAGTCGACGGCGACCGGGTCGCCGTCGCGGGCCGCGGCACTGATGTGCCTGCCCTCTATGCCCTCCACCGTGCCGTCGCCGAGCGCGAGCAGCCGCTCGGCGTTCTCCGGTGTCGCGTGCGCGCGCTGGCGCGCGTACCTGACGAGGGCCCGCCCCGAGGCGTACTGCTCCCAGCAGCCCTGGCTGCCGCAACCGCACAGCAGCCCGTCGGGCACGACCCGGATGTGCCCGAACTCGGCGGCCACACCGAAGCGTCCACGGCGCAGCTTGTTGCCGATGATGATGCCGCCGCCCAGGCCGGTGCCGAGCGTGATGCAGATGACGTCGTCGTGGCCCTGTCCTGCCCCGAACTTGTACTCGCCCCATGCCGCGGCGTTGGCGTCGTTCTCCACGACGACCGGCAGGCCGATGCGCTGTTCGACCTTGTCCTTGAGCGGTTCGTGCCGCCAGTTGATGTTCGGCGCGAAGAGGACGGTGGCGCGCTTGTCGTCGACGTAGCCGGCGGCGCCGATGCCGACCGCCTCGATCTGGTGTCCCTCGCCCGCGCCCGATACGGCAGCGCAAATCGCGTCGACAATTCCTTCGGCCGTCTGCGGGGTGGCCACCTTGTGCATCCCCCGAATGGTGCCCTCTTCGTCGACCACGCCGGCCGCGATCTTCGTGCCGCCGATGTCGACGCCGATGGTGAGTCCCATGTGTCCCTCAGTTTTCGGTCGAGCCCCGCTAAGGGCAACCGTACCCGAGGGCGGGGCTTCTCCCCTCAGTCCAGGTCGATATGACCGTCCGGACCTGGCCGTTCGTCACGGGGGTCCGAGGGGTCGTCCGACTTCTTCAGATCGGCCGAGAGGTCGACGGGGCCGGTCGGCGGGGTGACGGGACCCTGGGTCCAGCGGGTCTCCTGGCCCTCGACCGCCGAGCGGTACGCGGCGAGGAGTTCGTTGCCCGCGGCGGCGAGATGGTCGAAGAGGCCGGGGTTGCGCTCGATGACCGGCTCGACGGCCGACCTGGCCTGGTTGATGAACTGCTGGACGGCTCCCTGCGCCGCCATGCCGAACAGCGGGGTCTGCAGCGAGGAGACCTTGTCGGAGACGGCGTCGACGAATTTACGCAGTTCGTCGGAGGCGGAGGCGGGCGGCGGTCCGTAGACGGCCCGGCGCCTGGCCTTCTCGGCTGCCAGGTCTTCCGCGCATGCCGTGGCCCAGGCGTCCGAGTCGGCGGCGGGGCGCTCGGTTGCATCGCTCATGGGGTACTCCCGCGTCAGTGACAGGGGCCTCTCACCGAGCACGGCGAAAGGGTGCTTGTATCCGACGGTACCCGAACGGCCGTATTACGTTCAGTCGGCGTGCGGCCAGACCGCGGGGTCCGGGGTGAATCTGACCCGCAGCACATCGTCGGTGAGGGCGGCGCCCGTGACGGTGCAGCGGCGCAGTGCCGAGGTCAGCGGCACGATCCGGCGGAACGGGCCGACGGTCAGCAGGAGTTCGTCGTCCTTGCGCACGAGGTTGACGTCCTTCTTGCGCACCCCGGGCAGCGACAGGCTCCAGACGAGCAGACCGTCGTCGGCCAGCCGGTCCTCGGTCCACCAGGGGTCGTCCGCCCGGCCCTCGGTCCGCTCGTCCGGCTCGGGTACGCCGAGGGCGGCGAGATCGGCGGTGCCGTGCGGGTCGCGGCCCAGATGCGCGGTCTCCCGTACGGGGACCTCGGGCGCCCAGCTCTCGTGCCAGCCGTCGAGGCTCTTGTGCTGCTGGGCCGCGACGCCGGCCGCCCACGGGTCCGCCTGGTGGGCGGGGACGAGCCGGTTCGCCACCAGCGTCTCGACCCGGATCCCGTACAGGGCGAGCCCCACCCGGGCCGAGCGCAGCGTCTCGTCGGCGGCAGGTCCCGGCTCGGCGACCAGCCGTACCGTCGTCGTACGGTCCTCGATCAGCGCCTGGACCGCGGCCAGCTCCGTGTCCCGGTGCTCGACCGTCCGGTACAGCCACTGCGCGGGCATCGGTACGCCGGCGAGCTGGGCCATCATCGGCCGCAGCGCGCGGGCCGCCTGCCGCTCAGGGGGCAGCAGCCGGCGCAGGTAGCGGCGCAGCTGCTCGGGCAGGGCCAGTACGGCGAGGGCGTCCCGCAGGGGCGGCATGTCGACGACGAGGACGTCCCAGTCGCCCTTCGCCGCGGCGCTCAGGGAGTGCAGCAGGGCGAACTGCTCACTGCCGGGCAGTTCGGTCAGCTCCTCGCCGGCCAGTCTGCGGGCGCCGAGCAGATCGAGCCCGGGGCCGACCCGCTCCTGGAGGGTGAGCAGCTCGCTGCGGAAGTGTCCCGCCGAGTCGGTGCGCGCGGCCCACAGCCCTTCCGCGACCTCGGCCGGCTCGTCGGGGCGCGGCCCCGCGGGCACGGGCAGCGGCTGCCCCT is from Streptomyces sp. NBC_00370 and encodes:
- a CDS encoding ArsA family ATPase; the protein is MRTVLVTGPGGAGRTTVAAATALAAARRGSRTLLLSADPEGQPLPVPAGPRPDEPAEVAEGLWAARTDSAGHFRSELLTLQERVGPGLDLLGARRLAGEELTELPGSEQFALLHSLSAAAKGDWDVLVVDMPPLRDALAVLALPEQLRRYLRRLLPPERQAARALRPMMAQLAGVPMPAQWLYRTVEHRDTELAAVQALIEDRTTTVRLVAEPGPAADETLRSARVGLALYGIRVETLVANRLVPAHQADPWAAGVAAQQHKSLDGWHESWAPEVPVRETAHLGRDPHGTADLAALGVPEPDERTEGRADDPWWTEDRLADDGLLVWSLSLPGVRKKDVNLVRKDDELLLTVGPFRRIVPLTSALRRCTVTGAALTDDVLRVRFTPDPAVWPHAD
- a CDS encoding DUF5304 domain-containing protein; translation: MSDATERPAADSDAWATACAEDLAAEKARRRAVYGPPPASASDELRKFVDAVSDKVSSLQTPLFGMAAQGAVQQFINQARSAVEPVIERNPGLFDHLAAAGNELLAAYRSAVEGQETRWTQGPVTPPTGPVDLSADLKKSDDPSDPRDERPGPDGHIDLD
- a CDS encoding ROK family glucokinase: MGLTIGVDIGGTKIAAGVVDEEGTIRGMHKVATPQTAEGIVDAICAAVSGAGEGHQIEAVGIGAAGYVDDKRATVLFAPNINWRHEPLKDKVEQRIGLPVVVENDANAAAWGEYKFGAGQGHDDVICITLGTGLGGGIIIGNKLRRGRFGVAAEFGHIRVVPDGLLCGCGSQGCWEQYASGRALVRYARQRAHATPENAERLLALGDGTVEGIEGRHISAAARDGDPVAVDSFRELARWAGAGLADLASLFDPSAFIVGGGVSDEGELVLDPIRKSFRRWLIGGEWRPHAQVLAAKLGGEAGLVGAADLARQG